The following proteins come from a genomic window of Bos mutus isolate GX-2022 chromosome 21, NWIPB_WYAK_1.1, whole genome shotgun sequence:
- the TMED3 gene encoding transmembrane emp24 domain-containing protein 3: MGGVVPRSVSALPLLLLLLLQAERPRGAELTFELPDNAKQCFHEEVEQGVKFSLDYQVITGGHYDVDCFMKDPLGNTIYSETKKQYDSFTHKAEVKGVYQFCFSNEFSTFSHKTVYFDFQVGDEPPILPDMGNRVTALTQMESACVTIHEALKTVIDSQKHYRLREAQDRARAEDLNSRVSYWSIGETIALFVVSFSQVLLLKSFFTEKRPIGRTVHS; this comes from the exons ATGGGTGGCGTGGTCCCGCGCTCCGTCTCCgcgctgccgctgctgctgctgctgctgctccaggcGGAGCGGCCGCGCGGCGCCGAGCTCACCTTCGAGCTGCCGGACAACGCCAAGCAGTGCTTCCACGAGGAGGTGGAGCAGGGCGTGAAGTTCTCCCTAGACTACCAG GTCATCACTGGAGGCCACTACGATGTTGACTGCTTTATGAAAGACCCTCTGGGGAACACCATCTACAGTGAAACCAAGAAACAGTATGACAGCTTCACGCACAAGGCCGAGGTCAAGGGCGTGTATCAGTTTTGCTTCAGCAATGAGTTCTCCACCTTCTCTCACAAAACTGTCTACTTTGACTTTCAAGTGGGCGACGAGCCCCCCATTCTCCCAGACATGGGGAACAGAGTCACAGCTCTCACCCAG ATGGAGTCCGCCTGTGTGACCATCCATGAGGCTCTGAAGACGGTGATCGACTCGCAGAAGCATTACCGGCTCCGGGAGGCACAGGACCGGGCCCGCGCAGAAGACCTCAACAGCCGAGTCTCTTACTGGTCCATTGGCGAGACCATCGCCCTGTTTGTGGTCAGCTTCAGCCAGGTGCTGCTGCTAAAAAGCTTCTTCACAGAGAAACGGCCCATTGGCAGGACGGTCCACTCCTAG